Proteins encoded together in one Janthinobacterium tructae window:
- a CDS encoding ABC transporter ATP-binding protein: MNACAIEFHNVHLQLAGSAVLRGVDLQVRAGELFGLVGVNGAGKTSLLKCLLDFCSPERGDIAIFGAPHRHGAARQPLSFLPERFQAPYYLTGGDFLRYLSRLHNVRPDAQTVQKALDALDLAPEALLRPARNYSKGMMQKLGLAACLLSGKQQLVLDEPMSGLDPKARAQFKQVLRQARAQGRGALLTSHALADVEELCDRMAILHGGRIMFTGTPAECRALHGGAAGASLEQAFLNCIAA, translated from the coding sequence ATGAACGCCTGCGCCATCGAGTTCCACAACGTGCACCTGCAACTGGCGGGTAGCGCCGTGCTGCGCGGGGTCGACCTGCAGGTGCGCGCAGGGGAACTGTTCGGCCTGGTCGGCGTGAATGGCGCGGGGAAAACTTCCCTGCTGAAATGCCTGCTGGACTTTTGCTCGCCCGAGCGGGGCGATATCGCCATTTTCGGCGCGCCGCACCGGCATGGCGCGGCGCGCCAGCCCCTGTCCTTTCTGCCGGAACGCTTCCAGGCGCCGTACTACCTGACGGGCGGCGACTTCCTGCGCTACCTGTCACGCCTGCACAATGTGCGCCCCGATGCGCAAACCGTGCAGAAAGCCCTGGATGCGCTGGACCTTGCGCCGGAGGCCTTGCTGCGCCCTGCGCGCAATTACTCGAAAGGCATGATGCAGAAACTGGGGCTGGCCGCCTGCTTGCTGTCGGGCAAGCAGCAACTGGTGCTGGACGAACCAATGAGCGGCCTCGACCCGAAGGCGCGCGCGCAGTTCAAGCAGGTGCTGCGGCAAGCGCGCGCGCAGGGACGCGGCGCCCTGCTCACCTCGCATGCGCTGGCTGACGTGGAAGAATTGTGCGACCGCATGGCCATCCTGCATGGGGGCCGCATCATGTTTACAGGTACGCCCGCCGAATGCCGCGCGCTCCATGGCGGTGCTGCGGGCGCCAGCCTGGAACAGGCTTTCCTCAATTGCATCGCGGCATGA
- a CDS encoding ExeA family protein, whose translation MNTDRHAQPQAPPGRPYAPSPHGMYLRHFGLRTAPFGITPDPAFFYPGNTRGELLAALLYAVTQGEGIIKLTGEVGSGKTMLCRMLAERLPPQVDVVYLLNPRLEPDEVLHAIAAELGLALDGCLTDAVLRALHGELISRHAAGRQVVLLAEEAQAMPGATLEALRLLTNLETASHKLLQIVLFGQPELQQTLDLPEFRQLKERITHSFTVPCLPHALLNDYLACRLAAAGRIAPLIFTPAALRRLARAAQGIVRRINILADKALLAAYADDAQQVSARHVRLAIADSPFHRPPWHAGKLLAGALSALMLVLALALLWQWRTSDQGQMRRTPPADAAPGAFQAAAAHVPLRAPTTLLDSKLAESRDWLTRQGPQQLVLQIASLPATETVAAETFLEQAQQAIGLRNIHVFRLPDAAPASATARLDIVYGSFADRASAEAVWSRIAPTAPQKILLNDIESIRMEIKSAAQVQTARGAP comes from the coding sequence ATGAACACCGACAGGCACGCTCAGCCCCAGGCGCCGCCCGGACGGCCTTACGCACCGTCCCCGCACGGCATGTATCTACGCCATTTCGGCTTGCGCACGGCGCCCTTCGGCATCACGCCGGACCCTGCTTTCTTTTACCCTGGCAATACGCGCGGCGAATTGCTCGCGGCGCTGCTATATGCCGTCACGCAAGGCGAAGGCATCATCAAGCTGACGGGCGAAGTGGGCAGCGGCAAGACCATGCTGTGCCGCATGCTGGCAGAACGCCTGCCGCCCCAGGTCGACGTGGTGTACCTGCTCAATCCCCGCCTGGAACCGGATGAAGTCCTGCACGCCATCGCCGCAGAACTGGGCCTGGCACTGGACGGCTGCCTCACCGATGCCGTGCTGCGCGCCCTGCATGGCGAGCTGATCTCCCGACATGCGGCCGGGCGCCAGGTGGTGCTTCTGGCAGAAGAGGCGCAAGCCATGCCGGGCGCCACCCTGGAAGCGCTGCGCCTGCTGACGAACCTGGAGACAGCCAGCCACAAGCTGCTGCAAATCGTGCTGTTTGGCCAGCCGGAATTGCAACAGACCCTGGACTTGCCCGAGTTCCGCCAGTTAAAGGAACGCATCACCCACAGTTTTACCGTGCCATGCCTGCCACACGCATTGCTGAACGACTATCTGGCGTGCCGCCTGGCCGCCGCCGGCCGCATCGCCCCGCTCATTTTCACCCCAGCCGCACTGCGCCGGCTGGCGCGTGCCGCGCAGGGTATCGTGCGCAGGATCAATATCCTGGCCGACAAAGCCTTGCTGGCCGCGTATGCGGACGATGCGCAGCAAGTGAGCGCGCGCCATGTGCGCCTGGCCATTGCCGACAGCCCCTTCCACCGTCCACCCTGGCACGCGGGCAAGCTGCTGGCAGGCGCCTTGAGCGCGCTGATGCTGGTGCTGGCCCTTGCGCTGCTGTGGCAATGGCGGACCAGCGACCAGGGTCAGATGCGCCGCACTCCGCCCGCCGACGCAGCCCCAGGCGCGTTCCAGGCCGCCGCCGCGCACGTGCCGCTGCGAGCGCCGACAACACTGCTCGACAGCAAGCTGGCCGAATCGCGCGACTGGCTGACAAGGCAAGGGCCGCAGCAACTGGTGCTGCAAATCGCCAGCCTGCCCGCCACCGAGACGGTCGCTGCGGAAACTTTCCTGGAGCAGGCGCAACAAGCCATCGGCCTGCGCAACATCCACGTGTTTCGCCTGCCAGACGCAGCGCCGGCGAGCGCCACCGCGCGCCTGGACATCGTCTATGGCAGCTTTGCCGACCGAGCCAGCGCCGAAGCCGTCTGGTCCAGGATCGCGCCGACAGCGCCACAGAAAATATTGCTGAACGACATAGAAAGTATCCGCATGGAAATAAAATCCGCAGCGCAGGTGCAAACGGCGCGTGGCGCCCCCTGA
- a CDS encoding secretin N-terminal domain-containing protein: protein MNQHPIPVLTTWVALACGAMLSGCATHQTPLSPVHLNAAPLPTGVIPEPVQQSSALAAPLPAPKVETYSVTVHKVPVQSLLFALARDAGMNIDIHPQIEGSVTLNALNQTLPQLLARIGKQVDMRYEIDGKNLTVLPDAPVWRNYKVDYVNMARSTNSSVNIATQISTAGSGSNNASNPVGGTQGSNGNNNSTTLVVNRSENNFWYSLEKNIRDLLRETTLNDVQVDPLAQLNQQLTSVSGQQGQQGQQQNQAGNLAATGQYGAQPPMQGGSQNGGLYAPAPGQQVAGQNASPAQPLDANGMPLLKLANKGSPSSVVVNVEGGLIAVRATGRQHEKIAEFLDVVVHSAKRQVLIEATIIEVRLSNEYQQGINWSRLTGSLQLRQGQVGTTVLSSGVTPNITPGIFLLNYAKDSFATTIQLLESFGKVKVLSSPKISVLNNQTAMLKVVDNNVFFTIKVTPAVISSTGTITTPATYESKLETVPVGFVMSVTPQISDSDEVTLNVRPTITRIVGYVQDPNPALATANVQSRVPVIQARELESIMKVSNGQIAVMGGLMQDSIDNARDGVPGLSSLPLVGNLFTYRKEASSKTELVIFMRPVVVKDASIDGDYRDYRYLLPGQAPLNTQPYTDGPPAPAVLPQARLQGDFP, encoded by the coding sequence ATGAATCAACACCCTATTCCTGTGCTGACCACTTGGGTCGCCCTCGCCTGCGGCGCCATGCTGTCTGGCTGCGCCACGCATCAAACACCGCTGTCGCCTGTCCACCTCAATGCCGCGCCCCTGCCCACAGGCGTCATTCCCGAGCCGGTGCAGCAAAGCAGCGCGCTGGCCGCGCCTCTGCCGGCGCCCAAAGTGGAAACCTACAGCGTCACCGTACACAAGGTGCCCGTACAATCGCTGCTGTTTGCGCTGGCGCGCGACGCGGGCATGAATATCGATATCCACCCGCAGATCGAAGGCAGCGTCACCCTGAATGCGCTGAACCAGACCCTGCCGCAACTGCTGGCGCGTATCGGCAAGCAAGTCGATATGCGCTACGAAATCGATGGCAAGAACCTGACGGTGCTGCCCGACGCACCCGTATGGCGCAATTACAAGGTCGATTACGTCAACATGGCGCGCAGCACCAACAGCAGCGTGAATATCGCCACGCAAATTTCCACGGCCGGCAGCGGGTCGAACAATGCCAGCAACCCCGTTGGCGGCACGCAAGGCAGCAATGGCAACAACAATTCGACCACCCTGGTGGTGAATCGTTCGGAAAATAATTTCTGGTACAGCCTGGAAAAGAATATCCGCGACCTGCTGCGCGAGACCACGCTCAACGATGTGCAGGTGGACCCACTGGCGCAGCTGAACCAACAGCTGACGAGCGTGTCCGGTCAGCAGGGGCAACAAGGACAGCAGCAGAACCAGGCCGGCAATCTCGCCGCGACGGGCCAGTACGGCGCCCAGCCGCCTATGCAGGGTGGCAGCCAGAATGGCGGACTATATGCACCTGCGCCGGGCCAGCAGGTGGCCGGCCAGAACGCATCCCCTGCCCAGCCGCTGGACGCGAACGGCATGCCGCTGTTAAAACTGGCCAACAAGGGCAGCCCGTCGTCTGTGGTCGTCAACGTGGAGGGCGGGCTGATCGCCGTGCGGGCCACGGGGCGCCAGCACGAAAAGATCGCCGAATTCCTCGATGTGGTAGTACACAGCGCCAAGCGGCAAGTGTTGATCGAGGCGACCATCATCGAAGTGCGCCTGAGCAATGAATACCAGCAAGGCATCAACTGGTCGCGCCTGACGGGCAGCCTGCAGCTGCGGCAGGGCCAAGTGGGCACGACGGTCCTGTCCAGCGGCGTCACGCCCAATATCACGCCGGGCATCTTCCTGCTCAATTATGCGAAAGACAGTTTTGCCACCACCATCCAGCTGCTCGAATCGTTCGGCAAGGTGAAAGTACTGTCCAGCCCGAAGATCAGCGTGCTCAACAATCAGACGGCCATGCTGAAGGTGGTGGACAACAATGTCTTCTTTACCATCAAGGTGACGCCCGCCGTGATCAGCTCGACGGGCACCATCACCACGCCGGCCACCTATGAATCGAAACTGGAAACGGTACCCGTGGGCTTCGTCATGAGCGTCACGCCGCAGATTTCCGACAGCGATGAAGTGACCTTGAACGTGCGCCCCACCATCACGCGCATCGTTGGCTACGTGCAAGACCCGAATCCGGCCCTGGCCACGGCGAATGTGCAAAGCCGCGTACCCGTGATCCAGGCGCGCGAGCTGGAATCGATCATGAAAGTGAGCAATGGCCAGATCGCCGTAATGGGCGGCCTGATGCAAGATTCCATCGACAATGCCAGGGATGGCGTGCCGGGCCTGTCCAGCCTTCCCTTGGTGGGCAACCTGTTTACCTATCGCAAGGAAGCGAGCAGCAAGACGGAGCTGGTGATCTTCATGCGCCCCGTGGTGGTCAAGGACGCCAGCATCGACGGCGATTACCGCGACTACCGCTACCTGCTGCCCGGCCAGGCGCCACTCAACACCCAGCCGTACACGGATGGCCCGCCGGCGCCCGCCGTCCTGCCGCAGGCACGCCTGCAGGGAGACTTTCCATGA
- a CDS encoding tetratricopeptide repeat protein codes for MSLLMQALKKAERAKQNSLSDEELEKPSEAYDQVLELAPADALPPRPAPAAPASVQPASTLRLEPLADVPAPQPAQNAAQPDPQPKPQPGPRPEPPPIRPRASRSTPPPKGPMGPISVDPATVRLAILLAILLLVAGSMAYWYWRASNSPGAGANLPGVPMPLTDAPGTAGVAGPVLVLPATGAAQADAMTPEALPPDYPRDARQQAGAADQQAMIQAAAQAAVAAQLANMAPPAPPSLPPVAAPENSQIQVQRSVAAPQINPGVQQAYQAFNGGQLGLARQQYEMVLRQDATNRDALLGLAAVALREQQGAQAAALYVRLLEINPDDGEALAGLIGLRQGDVAQSEAKLKAILARSPDSAPVLFALGNVYAKQRRWTEAQQQFFRACGAAPGNPDYAFNLAVGLDRLNQPKLAATYYQRALTLAQTTPAAFDQAVVQTRLRELAAATPPADPANITPRQD; via the coding sequence ATGAGCTTGCTGATGCAGGCGCTCAAGAAGGCCGAGCGCGCCAAGCAGAACAGCCTTTCCGACGAGGAGCTGGAAAAGCCGTCCGAAGCCTACGACCAGGTGCTGGAACTGGCGCCGGCCGACGCCCTGCCGCCCCGTCCCGCGCCTGCTGCGCCGGCGTCCGTGCAGCCGGCAAGCACCTTGCGCCTGGAACCGCTGGCGGACGTGCCCGCGCCGCAGCCAGCGCAGAATGCGGCACAGCCAGATCCACAGCCCAAGCCGCAACCGGGTCCACGTCCAGAACCGCCGCCCATCCGGCCACGCGCCAGTCGCAGCACTCCTCCGCCGAAAGGCCCCATGGGGCCCATCAGCGTCGACCCGGCCACCGTGCGCCTGGCCATCCTGCTGGCGATATTGCTGCTGGTGGCCGGTTCCATGGCGTACTGGTACTGGCGCGCCAGCAACAGCCCAGGCGCCGGCGCCAACCTGCCCGGCGTGCCCATGCCGCTAACGGACGCTCCGGGCACGGCCGGCGTTGCAGGTCCCGTGCTGGTGCTGCCGGCAACGGGGGCCGCGCAGGCGGACGCCATGACGCCCGAAGCACTGCCGCCGGACTATCCGCGCGACGCGCGTCAGCAAGCGGGTGCGGCGGATCAGCAGGCGATGATACAGGCGGCAGCCCAGGCCGCCGTGGCGGCACAGCTGGCGAACATGGCGCCGCCCGCGCCGCCCAGCTTGCCGCCGGTGGCCGCGCCCGAGAATAGCCAGATCCAGGTGCAGCGCAGCGTGGCCGCGCCGCAAATCAACCCCGGCGTGCAGCAAGCCTATCAAGCCTTCAACGGGGGCCAGCTGGGTCTTGCTCGTCAACAATATGAAATGGTGCTGCGGCAGGATGCCACCAACCGCGACGCGCTGCTGGGCCTGGCGGCCGTGGCCCTGCGCGAGCAGCAGGGCGCGCAGGCGGCGGCCTTGTACGTGCGTTTGCTGGAAATCAACCCCGACGATGGCGAGGCGCTGGCCGGCCTGATCGGGCTGCGCCAGGGCGACGTGGCGCAGAGCGAGGCAAAATTGAAGGCTATCCTGGCGCGCAGTCCCGACAGCGCCCCAGTGCTATTTGCACTGGGCAATGTGTACGCCAAGCAGCGCCGCTGGACCGAAGCGCAGCAGCAATTTTTCCGCGCCTGCGGCGCCGCGCCCGGCAATCCCGACTATGCCTTCAACCTGGCCGTAGGCCTGGACCGGCTGAACCAGCCGAAACTGGCCGCCACGTATTACCAGCGCGCATTGACCCTGGCGCAAACCACGCCCGCCGCGTTCGACCAGGCCGTCGTGCAGACGCGCTTGCGCGAACTGGCTGCCGCCACTCCCCCGGCCGATCCGGCCAACATTACACCCCGTCAGGATTAA
- a CDS encoding GspE/PulE family protein, with product MAEQAKLPLGKVLIQKGVISEDQLRIALIEQRRSSEPLGKLLITLGFVTEATVREALSENLKQVSADLSSLVVDAIALKLIPKDVAKRYRVFPIVYERQADNLILAMADTSNIVALDQISAMLVKGITISTVLVNESDISRAIDQYYGFELSIDGILHEIETGEVSYQSMASPSDEYSQPMVRLIDALLADAVQNGASDIHFEPEQSFLRIRYRIDGILRQIRSLHKSYWPAMAVRLKVMSNMNIAEARAPQDGRISIKFSGRQIDFRASAQPTTHGENVVLRVLDRQKGIVPLDALGLAEAELNLLKLMIARPDGVILVTGPTGSGKTTTLYSILNHINTESVNIMTLEDPVEYPMNMIRQTSVNESVKLGFADGIRSMMRQDPDIILVGEIRDRETAEMAFAAAMTGHQVYSTLHTNSSIGSISRLLDIGILPDIMAGNIIGIVAQRLIRRLCPHCKETVIADDVERRLLGLAIDDAPVSICRAAGCERCAYQGYKGRLAIMEILKMTAELDELTARRASSRELKNAARAAGFKGIIDDGMRRVLEGVTTLEEVGRVVDLTERLA from the coding sequence ATGGCAGAACAGGCAAAACTTCCGCTGGGCAAAGTGCTGATCCAGAAAGGCGTGATCAGCGAAGACCAGTTGCGCATCGCCCTGATCGAACAGCGGCGCAGCAGCGAACCGCTGGGCAAGCTGCTGATCACCCTGGGCTTCGTCACGGAAGCGACCGTGCGCGAGGCGCTCAGCGAAAACCTGAAACAGGTCAGCGCGGACTTGTCGAGCCTGGTGGTCGACGCCATCGCCTTGAAACTGATCCCGAAGGACGTGGCCAAACGCTACCGCGTCTTTCCCATCGTGTATGAGCGGCAAGCCGATAATTTGATCCTGGCCATGGCCGACACCAGCAATATCGTGGCGCTCGACCAGATCAGCGCCATGCTGGTCAAGGGCATCACGATTTCCACCGTGCTGGTCAACGAATCGGACATTTCCCGCGCCATCGACCAGTACTATGGCTTTGAATTGTCGATCGACGGCATCCTGCACGAAATCGAAACGGGCGAAGTCAGCTACCAGAGCATGGCATCGCCGTCGGACGAGTACAGCCAGCCCATGGTGCGCCTGATCGACGCGCTGCTGGCGGACGCCGTGCAGAACGGCGCCTCGGACATCCATTTCGAGCCGGAACAGTCATTCCTGCGCATCCGCTACCGCATCGACGGCATCCTGCGGCAGATCCGCAGCCTGCACAAATCGTACTGGCCGGCCATGGCCGTGCGCCTGAAGGTGATGTCGAACATGAATATCGCCGAGGCGCGCGCGCCGCAGGATGGACGCATCAGCATCAAGTTTTCCGGGCGGCAAATCGATTTCCGCGCGTCGGCGCAGCCCACCACGCACGGCGAAAATGTCGTGCTGCGCGTGCTGGACCGCCAGAAAGGCATCGTCCCGCTGGATGCACTGGGCCTGGCCGAAGCGGAACTGAACTTGTTGAAACTCATGATCGCGCGCCCCGACGGCGTGATCCTCGTGACGGGGCCGACGGGCAGCGGCAAGACCACCACCCTGTATTCGATACTCAACCATATCAATACGGAAAGCGTCAACATCATGACGCTGGAAGACCCGGTCGAGTATCCGATGAACATGATACGCCAGACTTCCGTCAACGAATCGGTCAAGCTGGGCTTTGCCGACGGCATCCGCTCGATGATGCGGCAAGACCCGGACATCATCCTGGTGGGCGAGATCCGCGACCGCGAAACGGCGGAAATGGCGTTTGCCGCCGCCATGACGGGCCACCAGGTGTATTCAACCCTGCATACGAACTCGTCCATCGGCTCCATCTCGCGCCTGCTCGACATCGGCATCCTGCCCGACATCATGGCCGGCAACATCATCGGCATCGTGGCGCAGCGCCTGATACGCCGTTTATGCCCGCATTGCAAGGAAACGGTGATCGCCGACGACGTCGAGCGCCGGCTGCTGGGCCTGGCGATAGACGATGCGCCCGTCTCCATCTGCCGCGCCGCCGGCTGCGAGCGCTGCGCGTACCAGGGCTACAAGGGGCGCTTGGCCATCATGGAAATCCTCAAGATGACGGCCGAACTCGATGAATTGACGGCGCGCCGCGCCAGTTCGCGCGAATTGAAGAACGCGGCGCGCGCGGCCGGTTTCAAGGGCATCATCGACGACGGCATGCGCCGCGTGCTGGAAGGCGTGACAACCCTGGAAGAAGTGGGCCGCGTCGTCGACCTGACGGAAAGGCTGGCCTGA